A single genomic interval of Halomonas sp. GT harbors:
- a CDS encoding glutathione S-transferase N-terminal domain-containing protein, with amino-acid sequence MSQAHRLPKLLKMLRHYDDPVSGADLAEALGIPLSVLYKDIAVLRAVGIEIVSEPGQGYVLPASAQLPPPALSEPTNALSDELIFYTHPLSRGGIVHWMLEELGVPYRLVILEYGSTMYSPDYLAINPVGKVPAIRHGERVVTEAAAICAYLADAFPEAGLAPPLSARDNYYRWLFFAAGPLEAAASLNSLGFQPNAEQRMRLGSGDYATVIDALATAVDGRRFIAGDAFSAADVYVGSHIGWGMQFGTLPRRPEFEYYWAGLQNRPARQHCELFIQQALAQ; translated from the coding sequence ATGTCACAAGCCCACCGTTTGCCAAAACTACTCAAAATGCTGCGTCACTACGACGATCCCGTCAGCGGTGCGGATCTGGCTGAAGCGCTGGGGATACCGCTGAGTGTTCTCTACAAAGATATTGCTGTGCTTAGAGCGGTAGGGATAGAAATTGTTAGTGAACCAGGGCAAGGCTATGTGCTCCCGGCTAGCGCTCAATTACCTCCCCCAGCGCTGAGCGAACCGACCAACGCACTGTCTGACGAACTGATTTTCTATACCCACCCCCTTTCGCGGGGAGGCATTGTGCACTGGATGCTTGAAGAGCTGGGTGTACCTTATCGCTTAGTGATCCTGGAGTACGGATCCACTATGTATTCGCCAGACTATTTAGCCATCAACCCGGTGGGGAAGGTGCCGGCTATTCGCCACGGTGAGCGAGTGGTCACAGAGGCTGCGGCTATCTGTGCGTATCTTGCCGATGCATTCCCCGAGGCTGGTTTGGCACCGCCGCTTTCAGCAAGAGACAACTATTATCGCTGGTTATTCTTCGCTGCTGGGCCGTTAGAAGCTGCTGCTTCGCTGAATAGCTTGGGCTTCCAACCTAATGCAGAGCAGCGGATGCGGCTAGGGTCTGGCGACTATGCGACGGTTATTGACGCTCTGGCTACGGCCGTTGATGGGCGCCGCTTCATCGCTGGCGATGCTTTTAGCGCCGCCGATGTTTATGTCGGTTCCCACATTGGATGGGGAATGCAGTTTGGAACCCTTCCACGCCGTCCTGAATTCGAATATTACTGGGCGGGGCTGCAAAACCGTCCTGCACGGCAGCATTGTGAGCTGTTCATCCAGCAGGCGTTGGCACAGTAG
- a CDS encoding ureidoglycolate lyase, with protein MIKLIAEPLTAEAFAPFGDVIDARTSASFPINAGRTQRHHDLASVETLGDNAHTLINIFVSQPITLPLELTFLERHPQGSQAFMPLHQERFIVVVAPPGDTINAADVRAFVTDGRQGVNYRAGTWHAIQSVLEREGEFLVVDRGGDGNNCDEYSLDIIVTLGE; from the coding sequence ATGATTAAACTGATAGCCGAACCGCTAACAGCCGAGGCGTTTGCGCCTTTTGGCGATGTGATAGATGCCCGCACGTCAGCGTCGTTTCCTATTAATGCTGGTCGTACCCAGCGTCATCATGACCTGGCGAGCGTTGAAACATTAGGTGACAACGCCCACACGCTGATTAACATTTTTGTTAGCCAGCCGATTACGTTACCGTTGGAATTAACCTTTTTAGAGCGGCACCCTCAGGGTAGCCAAGCCTTTATGCCGCTGCATCAAGAGCGCTTTATTGTGGTGGTAGCCCCCCCTGGTGACACCATTAATGCCGCAGATGTACGTGCGTTTGTCACTGATGGCCGTCAGGGCGTCAATTATCGGGCAGGTACTTGGCACGCTATTCAGTCGGTGCTTGAGCGTGAGGGCGAGTTTCTAGTGGTAGATAGGGGGGGAGATGGCAATAACTGCGATGAGTACTCGCTTGATATTATCGTTACTCTAGGCGAATAA
- a CDS encoding bifunctional allantoicase/(S)-ureidoglycine aminohydrolase, giving the protein MPANYYAPTGGHPPQTQLTADRAVFTEAYALIPKGVMRDIVTSNLPFWEGTRLWVLARPLSGFAETFSQYIMEVQPEGGSEKPELDPQAEGVLFIVEGELTLTLAGERHTMRPGGYAFIPPGSHWQVRNESSAPVRFHWVRKAYQFVEGLDVPTAFVTNEQDIAPLEMPGTEGRWATTRFVDPADVRHDMHVNIVTFQPGGVIPFDETHVMEHGLYVLEGKAVYHLNQQWVEVEAGDFMWLRAFCPQACYAGGPGPFRYLLYKDVNRHAALKL; this is encoded by the coding sequence ATGCCAGCTAACTACTACGCCCCTACGGGGGGGCATCCGCCACAAACACAGCTAACCGCTGATCGTGCCGTGTTCACAGAAGCGTATGCGTTGATTCCCAAAGGTGTGATGCGCGATATCGTCACTAGCAATTTGCCTTTCTGGGAAGGTACTCGGTTATGGGTGCTGGCGCGTCCGCTTTCAGGCTTTGCTGAAACGTTCTCTCAATACATTATGGAAGTACAGCCTGAGGGCGGCAGTGAAAAGCCGGAGCTAGACCCCCAGGCCGAAGGCGTGCTGTTCATTGTGGAAGGCGAGTTAACGCTTACTCTGGCGGGTGAGCGCCACACGATGCGCCCTGGTGGCTATGCGTTTATTCCCCCGGGTAGCCACTGGCAAGTGCGCAATGAGTCTTCTGCTCCCGTACGTTTTCATTGGGTGCGTAAAGCGTATCAGTTTGTGGAGGGGCTAGACGTACCGACAGCTTTTGTCACCAATGAGCAAGACATTGCTCCTCTCGAAATGCCGGGAACCGAAGGTCGCTGGGCAACCACGCGCTTTGTCGATCCAGCTGATGTGCGCCATGACATGCACGTCAATATTGTGACTTTCCAGCCAGGCGGCGTGATTCCTTTTGATGAAACTCACGTGATGGAGCACGGGCTTTATGTATTAGAAGGGAAAGCGGTGTATCACCTTAACCAGCAATGGGTTGAGGTGGAGGCTGGCGACTTTATGTGGCTTCGGGCATTCTGCCCTCAAGCGTGTTACGCCGGCGGCCCGGGGCCATTCCGCTACTTGCTATACAAAGACGTCAACCGCCACGCCGCACTCAAGCTCTAA
- a CDS encoding YfcC family protein, producing MSQRPSSSSSSDSPAAKKSWCRIPDIYVVLFIFIGLAAIATHFVPAGQFERVPGPNGRITIDPSSYEQVAASPVSLVDFMLAIPNGLMSAGEVVFFTFMIGGMFMVLRRTGIIEIGVDKLTRRFARQSLLTIPVLMTVFALIATVIGTQELALVYVPVILPLMIALRFDSVTAAAVALCATTVGFTTGVLNPINTGLGQQLSDLPLYSGYGLRVLAFVVMLAAAIFFVMRYARRVHQTPSLSLLSSDTSESEKRTLYQHADSSPTLIATARQKLAAVATFAFFAVLVYGVLQQGWFMMEMAGLFIIMGIVVGLIAGLDTDEICAGFNQGFRDVLVGAMIAGVARGVAVMLEDGQIMDTLVFGLGNLVGGLPTLLSAIGMFFAQLGFNFIVPSGSGQALVTMPLMAPLSDIIGVTRQTAVLAFQLGDGIGNILYPTSGYFMATLALAGVPWQKWVKFFFPLFCVWIVIALGFLIFAQATQWIG from the coding sequence ATGTCCCAACGCCCCTCCTCTTCGTCTTCCTCTGATAGCCCAGCGGCTAAAAAAAGCTGGTGTCGGATCCCTGATATTTACGTGGTTCTGTTCATCTTTATCGGCTTAGCAGCAATAGCGACGCATTTCGTGCCTGCCGGACAGTTCGAGCGTGTTCCTGGACCGAACGGACGTATCACTATCGATCCATCCTCTTACGAACAGGTCGCTGCATCTCCAGTTAGCCTCGTCGACTTTATGCTGGCGATTCCTAATGGTTTGATGAGTGCCGGTGAAGTCGTCTTTTTCACCTTCATGATTGGCGGCATGTTTATGGTGCTAAGACGCACCGGTATTATTGAAATAGGCGTTGATAAGCTAACGCGTCGCTTTGCACGACAGAGCTTACTCACTATTCCCGTATTGATGACGGTATTTGCACTGATCGCGACCGTTATCGGTACGCAAGAGTTGGCGCTGGTCTATGTGCCGGTTATCTTGCCGCTAATGATTGCCTTACGTTTCGACTCAGTCACTGCAGCGGCAGTGGCACTCTGCGCCACCACCGTCGGCTTCACAACGGGTGTACTCAACCCCATCAATACCGGCCTTGGGCAGCAACTCTCAGATCTTCCTCTTTACTCCGGCTATGGCTTGCGCGTCCTGGCGTTTGTGGTGATGTTAGCCGCGGCCATTTTCTTCGTTATGCGTTACGCCCGCAGGGTGCACCAGACTCCTTCGCTTAGCCTGCTGAGCAGTGACACTAGCGAATCCGAAAAACGTACGCTTTACCAGCATGCTGATAGTAGCCCTACCTTAATCGCCACCGCTCGCCAGAAACTGGCTGCCGTTGCCACCTTCGCCTTCTTCGCGGTACTCGTCTATGGCGTGCTGCAGCAAGGCTGGTTCATGATGGAGATGGCAGGCCTGTTTATCATCATGGGGATTGTAGTGGGCCTAATCGCAGGCCTCGATACCGACGAAATATGCGCAGGCTTCAACCAGGGTTTCCGCGATGTATTAGTTGGGGCCATGATCGCCGGCGTGGCGCGGGGTGTTGCCGTGATGCTGGAAGATGGCCAAATCATGGACACACTGGTATTTGGGCTTGGCAACCTCGTCGGAGGCCTGCCCACCCTGCTTTCAGCGATTGGCATGTTCTTCGCCCAGCTAGGTTTCAATTTCATCGTCCCCTCCGGTAGCGGCCAGGCCCTGGTCACCATGCCGCTGATGGCACCGCTCTCCGACATCATCGGCGTTACCCGGCAAACGGCGGTGCTAGCCTTCCAGTTGGGTGACGGTATCGGTAATATCCTTTATCCGACCTCGGGCTACTTTATGGCGACCCTGGCACTGGCGGGTGTGCCGTGGCAAAAGTGGGTCAAATTCTTCTTCCCACTTTTTTGCGTCTGGATAGTGATTGCCCTGGGCTTTCTTATTTTCGCTCAGGCAACGCAGTGGATCGGTTAA
- a CDS encoding amino acid ABC transporter ATP-binding protein: MTLVYVDNVHKAFGDLEVLKGINLSVAQGEVVAIIGRSGSGKSTLLRCLNQLEKHDSGEITIADKQLDAASMSPKELSENVGMVFQSFNLFPHKTVGENVCLAPLVVRGEEKAEVERIAREVLEKVGLSDKYDAYPAQLSGGQQQRVAIARALAMRPKVMLCDEVTSALDPELVGEVLRVLEALAKEGMTLILVTHEMSFARDVADRVVFMHQGRIHEEGAPSELFSNPQTPELKQFISAVL, encoded by the coding sequence ATGACGCTGGTTTACGTTGATAACGTTCATAAAGCCTTTGGCGACCTGGAAGTGCTTAAAGGTATTAACCTTTCGGTTGCGCAAGGCGAAGTGGTGGCGATTATTGGCCGCAGTGGCTCGGGTAAAAGTACTCTGCTGCGCTGCCTGAATCAGCTCGAAAAACACGACAGCGGTGAGATCACCATTGCCGATAAGCAGCTGGATGCGGCGTCAATGTCGCCCAAAGAGCTGAGTGAAAACGTCGGCATGGTATTCCAAAGCTTTAACCTGTTTCCCCATAAAACCGTCGGTGAGAACGTCTGTTTGGCGCCGCTGGTGGTACGTGGCGAGGAAAAAGCTGAGGTCGAGAGAATTGCCCGTGAAGTGCTAGAGAAAGTCGGACTCTCCGACAAATACGATGCCTACCCGGCGCAGCTTTCCGGTGGACAGCAACAGCGGGTCGCCATTGCTCGGGCACTGGCCATGCGCCCCAAAGTAATGCTTTGCGATGAAGTAACGTCAGCGCTGGACCCCGAGTTGGTGGGGGAAGTGCTGCGCGTACTCGAAGCGTTGGCAAAAGAGGGTATGACGCTGATTCTGGTTACCCATGAAATGAGCTTTGCCCGCGATGTGGCAGATCGCGTGGTGTTTATGCACCAGGGGCGCATCCATGAAGAGGGCGCCCCCAGCGAGCTATTTAGCAATCCGCAAACCCCGGAGTTGAAGCAGTTTATCTCTGCCGTACTCTAG
- a CDS encoding amino acid ABC transporter permease, which translates to MIEFTFWDILRNLLLATRWTIVLSLIAFVGGATVGLLLTFMRLSSNRWLQRLTSLYVDLFQGTPLLMQLFLIFFGAAAMGHPISAWLAASIALTLFTSAFLCDIWRGCLEAVAKGQWHAARVLGMNYFQTMRHVILPQALRLSIPPTVGFSVQVIKGTALASIIGFVELTKAGTMLNNATFEPFTIFALVALLYFALCYPLSCYARYLEKKLYDAGLR; encoded by the coding sequence ATGATTGAGTTCACCTTCTGGGACATTCTGCGCAACCTGCTGCTGGCAACCCGCTGGACCATTGTGCTGTCATTGATTGCCTTTGTGGGCGGTGCGACGGTGGGGTTACTACTGACCTTCATGCGCCTCTCCAGCAACCGCTGGCTGCAGCGCTTAACGTCTCTTTATGTTGACCTGTTCCAAGGTACACCGCTATTGATGCAGCTGTTTTTGATCTTCTTTGGCGCTGCTGCCATGGGGCATCCGATCTCTGCCTGGCTGGCGGCTTCCATCGCACTGACGCTGTTCACCAGTGCTTTCCTATGTGACATCTGGCGAGGCTGTTTAGAGGCGGTTGCCAAAGGGCAGTGGCACGCGGCGCGGGTGCTGGGCATGAACTACTTCCAGACCATGCGCCATGTGATTCTACCTCAGGCGCTGCGGCTTTCGATTCCACCCACGGTGGGTTTCTCGGTACAGGTCATCAAAGGCACGGCGCTGGCCTCCATCATTGGCTTTGTCGAGTTGACCAAGGCGGGCACCATGCTCAATAACGCCACCTTCGAACCCTTCACCATTTTTGCCCTTGTGGCCCTGCTTTACTTCGCGCTGTGCTACCCACTTTCCTGCTACGCGCGCTATCTGGAGAAAAAGCTCTATGACGCTGGTTTACGTTGA
- a CDS encoding amino acid ABC transporter permease, whose product MGPTLDFLTLLPYASELLKGFTTTVILTVVTTLTGLSLAVAVAYLRVNAQPWVRWGLGGYVEVTRNTPFIVQLFFIFFGLPGLGIKIDAITAAFIAMTLNLAAYSAEILRAGISATAKGQLEAGRALGMTTLQSYRHIVLVPAFARVYPALISQSIIVMLGSAVVSQISVFDLTYAANFIQSRNFRSFEVYLLITLVYLLLAFGMRRSFMLIGKRVFAYQQGEQR is encoded by the coding sequence ATGGGGCCAACACTCGATTTTCTTACCCTGTTGCCCTACGCCAGTGAGCTTCTCAAAGGATTTACCACCACGGTCATTTTGACCGTGGTGACGACCTTAACGGGATTGTCGCTGGCAGTGGCGGTAGCCTATTTACGCGTGAATGCGCAGCCTTGGGTGCGCTGGGGGCTAGGCGGCTACGTTGAAGTAACCCGTAACACCCCCTTTATTGTTCAACTGTTTTTTATCTTCTTTGGGCTGCCGGGGCTCGGCATCAAAATTGATGCCATTACCGCGGCGTTTATTGCCATGACGCTCAATCTTGCTGCTTACAGTGCCGAGATTCTACGCGCCGGTATTAGCGCCACGGCCAAAGGGCAGTTGGAAGCTGGGCGTGCATTGGGTATGACCACGCTGCAAAGCTATCGCCATATCGTGCTGGTGCCCGCGTTTGCCAGGGTATACCCGGCGCTGATCAGTCAGTCGATCATTGTAATGTTGGGTTCGGCGGTGGTGTCGCAAATATCGGTATTTGACCTGACCTACGCCGCTAACTTTATCCAATCGCGCAACTTCCGCAGCTTTGAAGTCTATCTCCTGATCACGTTGGTCTATTTGCTCCTCGCCTTCGGCATGCGGCGCAGCTTTATGCTGATAGGCAAGCGGGTATTCGCCTATCAGCAAGGAGAACAACGATGA
- a CDS encoding transporter substrate-binding domain-containing protein yields MQSLSRRFNHSFSNSLKRLQSGVVATGLSAVVALGAITTSPNVQADALEDIESRGTIRVAVPQDFPPFGSVGIDLQPRGYDIDMAQYLADEMGVELEIIPVTSANRIPYLQTGQADLVISSLGKNPEREAAIDFSDAYAPFFLGVFSADEDESVEGPEGLADKTVGVTRGAVEDMELSNIAPDSTTVQRFEDNATTISAFLSGQVDYVATGNVVAAEIAERNSDRAPSLIYQLKDSPCYVGMNKNEPALMEEVNRLIAPGLEDGTLNEMSQRWFSADLPENFGS; encoded by the coding sequence ATGCAATCGCTATCGCGCCGCTTCAATCACTCTTTCTCTAACTCACTCAAACGCCTACAGTCCGGTGTTGTAGCCACAGGGCTGAGTGCCGTAGTTGCCCTTGGTGCTATTACCACTAGCCCAAACGTTCAGGCGGATGCGCTAGAGGATATCGAATCACGTGGCACCATCCGGGTAGCAGTCCCGCAAGATTTCCCACCGTTTGGCTCAGTAGGTATCGACCTACAGCCGCGCGGTTACGATATTGATATGGCCCAATACCTCGCTGACGAAATGGGCGTGGAACTGGAAATTATCCCCGTCACTAGCGCTAATCGTATTCCCTATTTGCAGACCGGTCAGGCGGATCTGGTGATCTCTAGCCTGGGTAAAAATCCGGAGCGTGAAGCGGCGATTGATTTTTCCGATGCCTACGCGCCGTTCTTCTTAGGCGTGTTCAGTGCTGATGAAGATGAAAGCGTGGAAGGCCCAGAAGGTTTGGCTGATAAAACGGTTGGTGTAACCCGCGGTGCCGTGGAAGATATGGAGCTTTCCAACATTGCCCCGGACTCCACGACGGTGCAGCGCTTTGAAGACAACGCCACCACCATTTCTGCGTTTCTTTCCGGTCAGGTCGATTACGTCGCCACCGGTAACGTAGTCGCCGCCGAAATCGCCGAGCGAAACAGCGACCGTGCGCCCTCGCTGATTTATCAGCTCAAAGATTCACCCTGCTACGTGGGCATGAATAAAAACGAGCCAGCGTTAATGGAGGAAGTGAATCGCCTGATCGCCCCGGGACTGGAAGATGGCACCTTGAATGAGATGTCCCAGCGCTGGTTCAGTGCCGACCTTCCTGAAAACTTCGGTAGCTGA
- a CDS encoding MurR/RpiR family transcriptional regulator, with protein sequence MTPHIGQRITAQFDALTAQEQRVASFILDHFDDLAVYSAADLARLTGVSKSTVSRLFKRLGFESYRTVKDHARQLRNLGVPLVIDPNAMQEEAGAPFQRHLQREQDNLQRCLNGIAADQFAALVERLDSARHVVVIGFRNSYPLALHFRQQLIQARTQVRVVPHPNQSLAEEIVDLTEQDVVVLFGFRRRPAAFASLIDALERSPAKVALLADPTAVNVASQVTWFFETPLESLSAFDSYAAANSLICLIANGVLHRRLAEGRERISAISDVYAELSELEAPTMSVDWSAQ encoded by the coding sequence ATGACGCCGCATATCGGACAGCGGATTACCGCCCAGTTTGACGCGCTAACTGCCCAGGAGCAGCGGGTGGCGAGCTTTATCCTCGATCATTTTGATGATCTGGCGGTGTATAGCGCCGCTGATTTGGCGCGTTTGACTGGGGTGTCCAAATCGACGGTCAGCCGCCTATTCAAGCGACTGGGGTTTGAAAGCTACCGCACTGTTAAAGACCACGCCCGCCAGCTACGTAACCTGGGTGTACCTTTGGTGATCGACCCCAACGCCATGCAGGAAGAGGCCGGGGCACCGTTTCAGCGCCATTTGCAGCGGGAGCAGGATAATCTACAGCGCTGCTTAAACGGCATTGCGGCGGATCAATTTGCGGCACTGGTAGAGCGGTTGGATAGCGCGCGTCATGTGGTCGTGATCGGCTTTCGTAACAGCTACCCGCTAGCGCTGCATTTTCGCCAGCAGTTGATTCAAGCGCGTACCCAGGTGCGGGTGGTTCCTCACCCCAATCAGTCGTTAGCGGAAGAGATTGTTGATCTCACTGAGCAGGATGTGGTGGTGCTGTTTGGCTTTCGCCGCCGCCCAGCAGCATTTGCTTCGCTTATCGATGCACTTGAGCGCTCACCGGCCAAGGTCGCCTTACTGGCTGACCCCACCGCGGTCAATGTCGCCTCACAGGTAACGTGGTTTTTTGAAACGCCGCTGGAAAGCCTCTCGGCATTTGATAGCTACGCCGCCGCTAATAGCCTGATCTGCCTGATTGCTAACGGCGTGCTGCACCGTCGTCTTGCAGAAGGTCGAGAGCGCATTAGCGCGATCAGCGATGTTTACGCTGAACTTAGTGAGCTGGAAGCGCCGACTATGAGCGTGGATTGGAGCGCCCAGTAG
- the puuE gene encoding allantoinase PuuE, which yields MSHSSDRPSNAYPRDLMGYGRTPPHANWPGNAKIAVQFVLNYEEGGENCVLHGDSGSEQFLSEIIGAPAYPDRHLSMESIYEYGSRAGVWRILREFEKRDLPLTVFGVAMALERNPEVAQAFKELGHEIACHGYRWIHYQEVPEHVEREHLQKAMEIFQRLYGEKPQGWYTGRDSPNTRRLVLDEGGFLYDSDYYGDDLPFWTQVTDSQGSDHNHLIVPYTLDSNDMRFAAPQGFNTADHFFTYLRDAFDVLYAEGEEAPKMLSVGMHCRLLGRPGRFRALQRFLDYIETHDRVWVARRVDIARHWAEHHPATR from the coding sequence ATGTCACATTCATCTGATCGACCATCGAATGCTTACCCTCGCGACCTAATGGGATATGGCCGTACCCCCCCTCATGCTAATTGGCCAGGCAATGCGAAAATTGCTGTTCAGTTTGTGTTGAATTATGAAGAGGGCGGGGAGAACTGCGTCCTTCACGGCGACTCAGGCTCCGAACAGTTCCTGTCGGAAATCATCGGTGCACCGGCTTATCCGGATCGCCACTTGAGCATGGAGTCTATCTACGAGTACGGCTCCCGCGCCGGGGTGTGGCGCATTCTGCGTGAATTTGAAAAACGTGATTTGCCTCTCACGGTGTTTGGCGTTGCCATGGCGCTGGAACGTAACCCTGAGGTCGCCCAGGCATTTAAAGAGTTAGGTCACGAGATTGCCTGTCACGGCTACCGCTGGATTCACTATCAGGAAGTGCCCGAGCACGTTGAGCGAGAGCACTTGCAGAAAGCCATGGAGATTTTCCAGCGTCTTTACGGTGAGAAGCCACAAGGCTGGTATACCGGGCGCGATAGCCCTAACACCCGGCGCTTAGTGCTAGACGAAGGCGGTTTCCTTTATGATAGCGACTACTACGGCGACGACTTGCCTTTCTGGACGCAGGTGACCGATAGTCAGGGAAGTGACCATAACCACCTGATTGTGCCCTACACGCTGGACAGCAATGACATGCGCTTTGCTGCGCCGCAAGGTTTCAACACTGCGGATCACTTCTTTACCTACCTGCGCGATGCCTTTGATGTACTTTACGCGGAAGGGGAGGAGGCGCCCAAAATGCTCTCGGTGGGCATGCACTGCCGCTTATTGGGTCGCCCTGGGCGTTTTCGAGCCCTACAGCGCTTCTTGGATTACATCGAAACCCACGACCGTGTTTGGGTGGCTCGACGGGTTGATATCGCCCGTCACTGGGCGGAACATCACCCTGCAACTCGTTAA